Below is a genomic region from Propionispora vibrioides.
CTCAGGCTGTCGAAGAACCCATGGCTTTTTAGAAACCGAGAGCCATGGGTTTTCTATGTAACAAAGAAAATATTGAAAAAACGTAATAATAGACAATAAAAAAGATTGCTGACCCCCTACGCTAGTCTTGCGAGGTGATTGGCAATCTTCTTCATGTTTTGACAAGCAGCCGTTAGTAGCGCCTGCTCTTGTACGTGCTCCCTACCCCTAAACCGACAATAGCGAAGACCGTGCAGTTCTTTAGCATCTGCAAAGCTTCGCTCAATGGTTTGACTTCTCTTCTTATATAGCATCTTCCCCGACTTTGTAAGTCGGTTTTGTCTAACCCATTCTTTAGACTCTTCCCACACATGTCGCGTGATAATCTTTTTATGGGTCTTAGAGCGGGTGCAACTTTCTAGCATAGGACAGCTCTTGCATATCTTGGGGTCACAATGGTATTCTTGGTAGCCTTCGCGGTTAGTAGTCCGATAGACTAAGTCTTGTCCGTTAGGGCAAACATACTTTGCATTTGCTTTATCAAAAGTGAATTTCCACTTAGGAAATAGTCCTTTGGTTGACTGAAACCGTCTGTTGCCAATTACAGCAAATATTTTTTTAGCTTGCAGCTCCTTGCAGATAGATGCTGTTAGATAACCGGCATCAAGTGCTACCGCTTCTACTGCAAATTTGAACCTTTCAGTTTGTCGTTCAAGTCTTTCGATGTAAGGAGAAGCATCGTGTACGTTTCCGGCGGTGATATGAACATCGGTGATGATGTTATATTTAAAATCGACTGTACGATGGTCTAAATAAAAGAACCCTTCCGGTTTACCCGTTCGATACATATAACCACTTTC
It encodes:
- a CDS encoding IS1182 family transposase (programmed frameshift), with the translated sequence MLKERAPQQMKFEWVCIDQLVPEDHLLRKIEKYIDFSFIYEKTKPYYCQDNGRPPVNPVILFKMIFIGYLYGIRSERQLEKEIQANNAYRWFLGLGLTDPVPDHTTISVNRHSRFKGTTIFQEIFDEIVEQAMRHRMVGGRVLFSDSTHLKANANKKKWEKQMVFPSTQAYLEQLGSAINQDREEHGKKPLDIREEVVEEREVKINKTDPESGYMYRTGKPEGFFYLDHRTVDFKYNIITDVHITAGNVHDASPYIERLERQTERFKFAVEAVALDAGYLTASICKELQAKKIFAVIGNRRFQSTKGLFPKWKFTFDKANAKYVCPNGQDLVYRTTNREGYQEYHCDPKICKSCPMLESCTRSKTHKKIITRHVWEESKEWVRQNRLTKSGKMLYKKRSQTIERSFADAKELHGLRYCRFRGREHVQEQALLTAACQNMKKIANHLARLA